In Streptomyces sp. NBC_00433, a single genomic region encodes these proteins:
- a CDS encoding thiazolylpeptide-type bacteriocin, whose amino-acid sequence MAIIKQDTPLASLAQEILELESETFEITDYSDASEVMLGSSTSCSSTSTCSSTTSTTSCTA is encoded by the coding sequence ATGGCGATCATCAAGCAGGACACGCCGCTCGCGTCGCTGGCCCAGGAGATCCTGGAGCTCGAGTCCGAGACCTTCGAGATCACGGACTACTCGGACGCCAGCGAGGTCATGCTCGGCTCCTCGACCAGCTGCTCCAGCACCAGCACCTGCTCCAGCACGACCAGCACCACCAGCTGCACCGCCTGA
- a CDS encoding YcaO-like family protein, with amino-acid sequence MTTDTAVRPGSAPGTDAAVPLPLESAGLDLEGRLAARAAREGVPAPRVAVIGAADVLRRESAAAAAGRAEATVHLTADAVLIGPWGGSAATAACGCCLAIRWQRLRTRTERDALETGLARTAAGAWPVLPDYTADAVWALVRLAAGPAEAEGPASRPAPAGGPSAVVAPAGAVGSPHVTRAPAPGGRERTPTPAGGDTLPRVTRLDLETGQVSTVPLLADPLCPHAPHAPHAPHAPHGPQGPSGPAAGEPEGFPVSREKSAADRYRLRPPAGYDLPAAALANPVCGVLGAGTWSDVTSPTTAPVAGSVFMRGYAGLTDVTWSGQSQSFASSRDLAFLEGLERYAGTHRRDRGGIVTDSYDNLGEAALDPRDCGLYAPETYRDDPMIAPFDPSRPIPWVRGWSLRDDRPVLVPARLVYYSAGTSADHFVFECSNGCATGSCLEEAVLFGLLELIERDAFLLGWYGDARLTEIDLGACRSPVLRAMTDRAALCGYDVHAFDNRVDLAVPVVTGLAVRRDGGPGTLAFAAGAAFDPETAVEAAVSEILTYLPHLPRQVTERPAELAAMAEDFGLVRRLPDHAALFGLPEMTRYVGSYLEPTTVRPPAEVYAEWEDRRPRGLDLRDDVLWCTAELARAGCDVIVVDQTAPEQRAMGLRTVCTIAPGLLPIDFGWSRQRALTMPRLRTAQRRAGMRPDDLRESEVRRVPHPFP; translated from the coding sequence ATGACGACCGACACCGCCGTACGCCCCGGGTCCGCCCCCGGCACCGACGCCGCCGTGCCGCTGCCGCTGGAGTCCGCGGGCCTCGACCTCGAAGGCCGGCTGGCCGCCCGTGCCGCGCGCGAGGGCGTGCCCGCGCCCCGGGTCGCCGTCATCGGCGCCGCCGACGTGCTGCGCCGCGAGAGCGCGGCGGCCGCCGCCGGCCGGGCCGAGGCCACCGTCCACCTCACCGCGGACGCGGTGCTGATCGGCCCCTGGGGCGGCTCCGCCGCCACCGCCGCCTGCGGCTGCTGCCTGGCCATCCGCTGGCAGCGGCTGCGCACCCGTACCGAACGCGACGCCCTGGAAACCGGTCTGGCCCGTACCGCGGCCGGTGCCTGGCCGGTGCTCCCCGACTACACCGCCGACGCGGTGTGGGCACTCGTCCGCCTGGCGGCGGGCCCGGCGGAAGCCGAGGGCCCAGCGTCCCGGCCCGCCCCGGCCGGCGGCCCGAGCGCAGTCGTTGCGCCTGCCGGGGCCGTCGGCTCCCCGCACGTGACCCGTGCCCCGGCCCCGGGCGGCCGGGAGCGTACCCCCACGCCCGCCGGAGGCGACACGCTGCCGCGGGTCACCCGGCTCGACCTGGAGACCGGGCAGGTCAGCACCGTGCCGCTGCTGGCCGACCCGCTGTGCCCGCACGCACCGCACGCACCGCACGCACCGCACGCACCGCACGGGCCGCAGGGACCGTCGGGACCAGCCGCCGGGGAGCCCGAGGGATTTCCGGTGTCGCGGGAGAAGAGCGCCGCCGACCGCTACCGGCTGAGGCCGCCCGCGGGCTACGACCTGCCGGCCGCCGCCCTGGCGAACCCGGTGTGCGGGGTGCTCGGCGCGGGGACCTGGAGCGACGTGACGTCGCCGACCACCGCGCCGGTCGCGGGCAGTGTCTTCATGCGCGGCTACGCGGGACTGACCGACGTCACCTGGAGCGGGCAGTCGCAGTCCTTCGCCTCCAGCCGCGACCTGGCCTTCCTCGAAGGCCTCGAACGCTACGCGGGCACCCACCGCAGGGACCGGGGCGGCATCGTCACCGACTCCTACGACAACCTCGGCGAGGCCGCCCTCGACCCGCGCGACTGCGGCCTGTACGCACCCGAGACCTACCGCGACGACCCGATGATCGCGCCTTTCGACCCGTCGCGGCCGATCCCGTGGGTGCGCGGCTGGTCGCTGCGCGACGACCGCCCGGTGCTGGTGCCCGCCCGGCTCGTCTACTACAGCGCGGGCACCTCCGCCGACCACTTCGTCTTCGAGTGCTCCAACGGCTGCGCGACCGGCAGTTGTCTGGAGGAGGCGGTGCTCTTCGGCCTGCTGGAGCTGATCGAGCGGGACGCCTTCCTGCTCGGCTGGTACGGCGACGCGCGGCTCACCGAGATCGACCTCGGCGCCTGCCGCAGCCCGGTGCTGCGCGCCATGACCGACAGGGCCGCGCTGTGCGGCTACGACGTGCACGCCTTCGACAACCGCGTCGACCTGGCCGTACCCGTCGTCACCGGCCTCGCCGTCCGCAGGGACGGCGGTCCCGGCACGCTGGCCTTCGCCGCGGGCGCCGCCTTCGACCCGGAGACGGCGGTGGAGGCGGCGGTCTCGGAGATCCTCACGTATCTGCCGCACCTGCCGCGGCAGGTGACCGAGCGGCCCGCCGAACTGGCCGCGATGGCCGAGGACTTCGGCCTGGTGCGGCGGCTCCCCGACCACGCGGCGCTCTTCGGGCTGCCCGAGATGACGCGGTACGTGGGCAGTTACCTGGAGCCGACAACCGTACGCCCCCCGGCGGAGGTCTACGCCGAGTGGGAGGACCGGCGGCCGCGCGGCCTCGACCTGCGCGACGATGTCCTGTGGTGCACCGCGGAGTTGGCCCGCGCGGGCTGCGACGTGATCGTGGTCGACCAGACCGCGCCGGAGCAGCGCGCGATGGGCCTGCGGACGGTGTGCACGATCGCGCCGGGACTGCTGCCGATCGACTTCGGGTGGTCGCGGCAGCGCGCGCTGACCATGCCGCGGCTGCGCACCGCGCAGCGGCGGGCCGGGATGCGCCCTGACGACCTGCGCGAGTCCGAGGTGCGCCGGGTGCCGCACCCCTTCCCGTGA
- a CDS encoding ABC transporter permease translates to MTTTTAKAAGTAAVPSAYATLTRATFLASVRDRTTVFFTFAFPLVFLVVFGLLFRGQSVDGGLPYINYVAPGVLSWGVGNAALFGPAFALMHWRRDDILRLIWRTPTPLPTVLGSRFVVAVVVGLSQAVLFTAVALLPFFGLHLDGSWPLALPLLVFGVAAFLAMGLVVGSLADTPEAVAAIANCVMVPMAFLSGSFYPADLLPGWIRTASWVLPLRYLDDGLTDVLAGRATFGSLALDCGGLAAFTVVFGLIAARIFRWSNRT, encoded by the coding sequence ATGACCACGACCACCGCAAAAGCGGCGGGGACCGCCGCCGTCCCCAGCGCGTACGCCACCCTCACCAGGGCCACCTTCCTGGCGTCGGTACGCGACCGCACCACCGTCTTCTTCACCTTCGCCTTCCCGCTGGTCTTCCTGGTGGTCTTCGGGCTGCTCTTCCGCGGCCAGTCCGTCGACGGCGGCCTGCCCTACATCAACTACGTGGCGCCAGGCGTGCTGTCGTGGGGCGTCGGCAATGCCGCGCTGTTCGGACCGGCCTTCGCGCTGATGCACTGGCGGCGCGACGACATCCTGCGGCTGATCTGGCGCACCCCCACCCCGCTGCCCACCGTGCTGGGTTCGCGTTTCGTGGTGGCCGTGGTGGTGGGCCTCTCGCAGGCGGTGCTCTTCACCGCCGTCGCGCTGCTGCCCTTCTTCGGCCTGCACCTGGACGGCAGTTGGCCGCTGGCGCTGCCGCTGCTGGTCTTCGGGGTGGCGGCCTTCCTGGCGATGGGCCTGGTCGTCGGCAGCCTCGCCGACACCCCCGAGGCGGTCGCGGCGATCGCCAACTGCGTGATGGTGCCGATGGCCTTCCTGTCCGGCTCCTTCTACCCGGCCGACCTGCTGCCGGGCTGGATACGGACCGCCTCGTGGGTGCTGCCGCTGCGCTACCTCGACGACGGCCTGACCGATGTGCTGGCCGGACGCGCCACCTTCGGCTCGCTGGCCCTCGACTGCGGCGGCCTGGCCGCCTTCACCGTCGTCTTCGGGCTGATCGCCGCCCGCATCTTCCGCTGGAGCAACCGGACATGA
- a CDS encoding ABC transporter ATP-binding protein, producing MTTQPRPAGTAIVLDGVSKHYGEVHALDNVTLTVGQGEFFGVLGPNGAGKTTLVEIVEGMRKADSGTVTVFGLSPWPRNTALLRRIGVQTQTSAFFTRLTAWEHLETVAALQGADRAAAREALDLVGLAGKARSRVDDLSGGQRQRLALATALVHRPDLIFLDEPTAALDPEARRSLWSVLRELRGEGRTIVYTTHYLDEAEALCDRVAIIAGGKVVALDSPSALIRSMAAPARLLVPADRITVEQARAVEGAERVLLEGGEVVIETRHANKVLIELGALVDMDAIQTRTATLEDAYLRLTAAPPPGAADTAGPVGVPAVGTERSR from the coding sequence ATGACGACACAGCCCCGTCCGGCGGGGACCGCCATCGTGCTCGACGGCGTCAGCAAGCACTACGGCGAGGTGCACGCCCTCGACAATGTGACGCTGACCGTCGGGCAGGGCGAGTTCTTCGGTGTGCTCGGCCCCAACGGGGCAGGAAAGACCACCCTGGTGGAGATCGTCGAGGGCATGCGCAAGGCGGACTCCGGCACGGTCACCGTCTTCGGCCTCAGCCCCTGGCCGCGCAACACCGCGCTGCTGCGCAGGATCGGCGTACAGACCCAGACCTCGGCCTTCTTCACCCGGCTCACCGCCTGGGAGCACCTGGAGACCGTCGCCGCGCTCCAGGGCGCCGACCGCGCCGCCGCCCGCGAGGCGCTGGACCTGGTCGGCCTCGCCGGCAAGGCCCGCAGCCGGGTCGACGACCTGTCCGGCGGCCAGCGGCAGCGGCTGGCACTGGCGACCGCGCTGGTGCACCGGCCCGACCTGATCTTCCTCGACGAGCCGACCGCCGCCCTCGACCCGGAGGCCCGCAGATCGCTGTGGTCGGTGCTGCGGGAGCTGCGCGGCGAGGGCCGCACCATCGTCTACACCACCCACTACCTGGACGAGGCCGAGGCGCTGTGCGACCGGGTCGCCATCATCGCCGGCGGCAAGGTGGTGGCGCTCGACAGCCCGAGCGCGCTGATCAGGTCGATGGCCGCGCCCGCCAGGCTGCTGGTCCCCGCCGACCGCATCACCGTCGAGCAGGCCCGCGCCGTCGAGGGCGCCGAGCGGGTGCTGCTGGAGGGCGGCGAGGTCGTCATCGAGACCCGGCACGCCAACAAGGTGCTGATCGAACTGGGCGCGCTGGTCGACATGGACGCGATCCAGACCAGGACGGCGACGCTGGAGGACGCCTACCTCCGGCTCACCGCCGCACCCCCGCCCGGCGCGGCGGACACAGCCGGTCCCGTCGGGGTCCCGGCGGTCGGAACGGAGCGCAGCCGATGA